Proteins from a genomic interval of Xanthomonas sp. AM6:
- a CDS encoding TonB-dependent siderophore receptor, whose amino-acid sequence MSPRSPHSLSLVAALLAGLSAGPAEADALADAAAESAAEADPTELDAVRVVGRRDSGTYYADATQGSKTGLSLRQLPQSVRVLPRQAIDDLGAAHLDGTLDYVGGISRQNGFGGLWDNFAVRGLPGNENTGSATLLNGLSGNRGYNAPRDTANVEAIEFLKGPAAALYGSSEPGGTLNVVTKLPQWRPATALELYAGSHDAYRAAVDSTGPLGADVAYRLNLAAEEKHSFRDVVHIRRRFLAPALTWRLGEATTLNYNGEWLRHRAPLDRGTVAVRGDLRALPRSRFLGEPGDGDVQVENRNHQLLLRHDFSDAWSGLLAASRRDGSLRGHSTEPSAVQADGRTLWRQRRWRDFASHDSALQAELRGQARSGAWRHDLLVGMEAYDFVLDQRMLRVRPTAAAPYALDLFAPVYGQPLPTPLPFVDTHERQRNAALYLQDAVALNAQWTLLLGLRHDRYRQTLRDARSGGRYTQTPARTTPRIGLSYAPGEQWSWYLNAGRSFRPNNGSDVWYGTATTSAPAPETGRALELGGKWQARDGRLGGTLALYEIVKDNVLTGDPRNPGNQIAAGRVRSRGAEADLSGQLGAHWRINASASWNRVQVLRDNTLQVGGGLINVPRLNGSLLAVHETPLPGGGLLGVGGGITHTGARLAEAYTQAQADAGVAPARLPAYTVAKLLAYWRVDARLRVSLDVDNVFDRGYYTSSVAATPWVAVGAARTLTLGAQYRF is encoded by the coding sequence ATGTCGCCACGTTCGCCGCATTCCCTGTCCCTTGTCGCCGCACTGCTGGCCGGCCTGAGCGCCGGCCCGGCCGAGGCCGATGCGCTCGCCGACGCCGCGGCGGAGTCGGCCGCGGAGGCCGACCCAACCGAACTGGATGCGGTGCGCGTGGTCGGGCGCCGCGACTCGGGCACCTACTACGCCGACGCCACCCAGGGCAGCAAGACCGGCCTGAGCCTGCGCCAGCTGCCGCAGTCGGTGCGGGTGCTGCCGCGGCAGGCGATCGACGACCTGGGCGCGGCGCACCTGGACGGCACGCTGGACTACGTCGGCGGTATTTCGCGGCAGAACGGCTTCGGCGGGCTGTGGGACAACTTCGCGGTGCGCGGCCTGCCAGGCAACGAGAACACCGGCAGCGCGACCCTGCTCAACGGCCTGTCCGGCAACCGCGGCTACAACGCCCCGCGCGACACCGCCAACGTCGAGGCGATCGAGTTCCTGAAGGGGCCGGCCGCCGCGCTGTACGGCAGCAGCGAACCCGGCGGCACGCTCAACGTCGTCACCAAGCTGCCGCAGTGGCGGCCGGCCACCGCGCTGGAGCTGTATGCCGGCTCCCACGATGCGTACCGGGCCGCGGTCGACAGCACCGGCCCGCTCGGCGCCGACGTCGCCTACCGGCTCAACCTCGCCGCCGAGGAAAAGCACAGCTTCCGCGATGTCGTGCACATCCGGCGCCGTTTCCTCGCGCCGGCCCTCACCTGGCGCCTGGGCGAGGCCACCACCTTGAACTACAACGGCGAGTGGCTGCGGCACCGCGCGCCGCTGGACCGCGGCACGGTCGCGGTGCGCGGCGACCTGCGCGCGCTGCCGCGCTCGCGCTTCCTCGGCGAGCCGGGCGACGGCGACGTGCAGGTCGAGAACCGCAACCATCAGCTGCTGCTGCGGCACGACTTCTCCGATGCGTGGAGCGGGCTGCTCGCCGCCTCGCGCCGCGACGGTTCGCTGCGCGGCCATTCCACCGAACCCAGCGCGGTGCAGGCCGACGGCCGCACGCTGTGGCGGCAGCGGCGCTGGCGCGACTTCGCCTCGCACGACAGCGCGCTGCAGGCCGAACTGCGCGGCCAGGCGCGCAGCGGCGCCTGGCGTCACGATCTGCTGGTGGGGATGGAGGCGTACGACTTCGTGCTCGACCAGCGCATGCTGCGGGTCCGCCCGACCGCGGCCGCGCCGTATGCGCTGGACCTGTTCGCGCCGGTCTACGGTCAGCCGCTGCCGACGCCGCTGCCGTTCGTCGACACCCACGAGCGCCAGCGCAACGCCGCGCTGTACCTGCAGGATGCGGTGGCGTTGAACGCGCAGTGGACGCTGCTGCTGGGCCTGCGCCACGACCGCTACCGGCAGACCCTGCGCGACGCGCGCAGCGGCGGCCGCTACACGCAGACTCCGGCTAGGACCACGCCGCGGATCGGGCTCAGCTATGCGCCGGGCGAGCAGTGGTCGTGGTACCTCAACGCCGGGCGCTCGTTCCGCCCCAACAACGGCTCCGACGTGTGGTACGGCACCGCCACCACCAGCGCGCCGGCGCCGGAGACCGGGCGCGCGCTGGAGCTGGGCGGCAAATGGCAGGCGCGCGACGGCCGCCTGGGCGGCACCCTGGCGCTGTACGAGATCGTCAAGGACAACGTGCTCACCGGCGATCCGCGCAACCCCGGCAACCAGATCGCCGCCGGCCGCGTGCGCAGCCGCGGCGCCGAGGCCGACCTGTCCGGCCAGCTCGGCGCGCACTGGCGGATCAACGCCAGCGCCTCGTGGAACCGGGTGCAGGTGCTGCGCGACAACACGCTGCAGGTCGGCGGCGGCCTGATCAACGTGCCCAGGCTCAACGGCAGCCTGCTGGCGGTGCACGAGACGCCGCTGCCCGGCGGTGGCCTGCTTGGCGTCGGCGGCGGCATCACCCATACCGGCGCGCGGCTGGCCGAGGCCTACACCCAGGCGCAGGCCGATGCCGGCGTCGCGCCGGCGCGGCTGCCGGCCTACACCGTGGCCAAGCTGCTGGCGTACTGGCGCGTCGACGCGCGGCTGCGGGTGTCGCTGGACGTGGACAACGTGTTCGACCGCGGCTACTACACCAGTTCGGTCGCGGCGACGCCGTGGGTGGCGGTCGGCGCGGCGCGCACGCTCACCCTCGGCGCGCAGTACCGGTTCTGA
- a CDS encoding nucleoside deaminase, translating to MIATPDYRALLDTAIAEARQGLAEGGIPIGAALYHNDGRLLGCGHNRRVQEGDPSVHGETDAFRKAGRQRRYRDTIMVTTLAPCWYCSGLVRQFNIGTVVVGESVTFQGGIDWLRDSGVEVIDLHSQECIDLLGGYIAAHPDVWNEDIGED from the coding sequence ATGATCGCCACGCCCGATTACCGCGCCCTGCTCGACACCGCCATCGCCGAGGCCCGCCAGGGCCTGGCCGAGGGCGGCATCCCGATCGGCGCGGCGCTGTACCACAACGACGGTCGCCTGCTCGGCTGCGGCCACAACCGCCGCGTGCAGGAAGGCGATCCTTCCGTGCATGGCGAGACCGACGCGTTCCGCAAGGCCGGGCGCCAGCGCCGCTACAGGGACACCATCATGGTCACCACGCTGGCGCCGTGCTGGTACTGCAGCGGCCTGGTGCGCCAGTTCAACATCGGCACCGTGGTGGTCGGCGAATCGGTGACCTTCCAGGGCGGCATCGACTGGCTGCGCGACAGCGGGGTCGAGGTGATCGACCTGCACAGCCAGGAATGCATCGACCTGCTCGGCGGCTACATCGCCGCCCATCCGGACGTGTGGAACGAGGACATCGGCGAGGACTGA
- a CDS encoding porin: protein MHTTMWKGLGGLAVAAGVATGAQAQDQDQEKAQGLQWSDGAASASLYGTLDIGYVGRRGGNGAVADTGTEHDLQSAAGSDGSNVGLKLGYALGGGTRLIGEVEVGVNLAGDEEAGSGGDTFYTRHAWLGATGGWGTLLGGTVDGGRAAVLKQYDPFKGRSVASAGALQVVVSRAKDAVVYVTPTWRGFNATFAYTPNLLGVSDRDSRSPLYAVILAYNKGPLSIGYDHEEEWWEDVPGLTRLKINLLGASYDFGPLKLYGFYERIDIQQPFDVAALGFYHEHKGYLLGFTAPMGANGLWKAAWSRRDSSYVDNTCDKWGVGYQHALSAKAYLYADYARIHNDAGGTCTIAYSNEQTSADLGQGDAGGYGIEGVDFGLVLKF, encoded by the coding sequence ATGCATACCACGATGTGGAAAGGGCTCGGCGGTCTGGCCGTGGCCGCAGGGGTGGCGACCGGCGCGCAGGCGCAGGACCAGGACCAGGAAAAGGCGCAGGGGCTGCAGTGGAGCGACGGCGCGGCCAGCGCCTCGCTGTACGGCACGCTGGACATCGGCTACGTCGGCCGTCGCGGCGGCAACGGCGCGGTCGCCGATACCGGCACCGAGCACGACCTGCAGAGCGCGGCCGGCTCGGACGGCAGCAACGTCGGCCTCAAGCTCGGCTACGCGCTGGGCGGCGGCACCCGCCTGATCGGCGAGGTCGAGGTCGGCGTCAACCTGGCCGGCGACGAGGAGGCCGGCAGCGGCGGCGATACGTTCTACACCCGCCATGCCTGGCTGGGCGCGACCGGCGGCTGGGGCACGCTGCTCGGCGGCACCGTCGACGGCGGGCGCGCCGCGGTGCTCAAGCAGTACGACCCGTTCAAGGGCCGCTCCGTGGCCAGCGCCGGTGCGCTGCAGGTGGTGGTGTCGCGGGCCAAGGACGCGGTGGTCTACGTCACGCCCACCTGGCGCGGCTTCAACGCCACTTTCGCCTATACGCCCAACCTGCTCGGCGTGAGCGACCGCGACAGCCGCAGCCCGCTGTATGCGGTGATCCTGGCCTACAACAAGGGGCCGCTGAGCATCGGCTACGACCACGAGGAAGAATGGTGGGAGGACGTGCCCGGCCTGACCCGGCTCAAGATCAATCTGCTCGGCGCCAGTTACGATTTCGGTCCGCTCAAGCTGTACGGGTTCTACGAGCGCATCGACATCCAGCAGCCGTTCGACGTCGCCGCGCTCGGCTTCTACCACGAGCACAAGGGCTATCTGCTGGGGTTCACCGCGCCGATGGGCGCCAACGGACTGTGGAAGGCGGCATGGAGCCGGCGCGATTCGTCCTACGTGGACAACACCTGCGACAAGTGGGGCGTGGGCTACCAGCACGCGCTGTCGGCCAAGGCCTATCTCTACGCCGACTACGCGCGCATCCACAACGACGCCGGCGGCACCTGCACGATCGCCTACAGCAACGAGCAGACCTCGGCCGACCTCGGCCAGGGCGATGCCGGCGGCTACGGCATCGAGGGCGTGGACTTCGGCCTGGTGCTGAAGTTCTGA
- the ubiE gene encoding bifunctional demethylmenaquinone methyltransferase/2-methoxy-6-polyprenyl-1,4-benzoquinol methylase UbiE has translation MSESPYKTGTTHFGFRDVAAKDKQKLVGEVFTSVAGNYDLMNDLMSLGIHRAWKRYFVATAQVKPGDRVLDLAGGTGDIAALLKERVGDEGAVVLGDINAGMLSVGRDRLTNRGLVAGLDYVQCNAEALPFPDQSFDLVTIAFGLRNVTDKDAALREMYRVLKVGGQARVLEFSAVTADWFKPIYDFHSFKILPRLGQLFAKDADSYQYLAESIRKHPPQDALKGMMAEAGFERSHYKNLTGGIVAIHSGYRI, from the coding sequence ATGAGCGAATCCCCCTACAAGACCGGCACCACCCATTTCGGCTTCCGCGACGTCGCCGCCAAGGACAAGCAGAAGCTGGTCGGCGAGGTGTTCACCTCGGTCGCCGGCAACTACGACCTGATGAACGACCTGATGAGCCTGGGCATCCATCGGGCCTGGAAGCGCTATTTCGTGGCCACCGCGCAGGTCAAGCCGGGCGACCGCGTGCTCGACCTGGCCGGCGGCACCGGCGACATCGCCGCGCTGCTGAAGGAGCGGGTCGGCGACGAGGGCGCGGTGGTGCTGGGCGACATCAACGCCGGCATGCTCTCGGTGGGCCGCGACCGGCTGACCAACCGCGGCCTGGTCGCGGGCCTGGACTACGTGCAGTGCAATGCCGAGGCGCTGCCGTTCCCGGACCAGAGCTTCGACCTGGTGACCATCGCCTTCGGCCTGCGCAACGTCACCGACAAGGACGCGGCGCTGCGCGAGATGTACCGGGTGCTGAAGGTCGGCGGGCAGGCGCGGGTGCTGGAGTTCTCCGCGGTCACCGCCGACTGGTTCAAGCCGATCTACGACTTCCATTCGTTCAAGATCCTGCCGCGCCTGGGCCAGCTGTTCGCCAAGGACGCCGACAGCTACCAGTACCTGGCCGAGAGCATCCGCAAGCACCCGCCGCAGGACGCGCTGAAGGGCATGATGGCCGAGGCCGGCTTCGAGCGCAGCCACTACAAGAACCTGACCGGCGGCATCGTCGCGATCCACTCCGGCTATCGGATTTAG
- a CDS encoding M1 family metallopeptidase → MRSPFLLLSLAAVIATGCSREAPTEAAAPAAKPAPAAAVKPADRSHDESSYAEPGKVVIKDLALDLKLDFDSKQIGGTATYTLDWKDKGAKQLLLDTRELTIENVQGDDGKGNLAPLQYALAPADKIYGSKLTIEAPNQPQKVTIAYHTAPTASGLQWLEPSMTEGKQLPFMFSQSQAIHARSWVPLQDTPSVRFTYSAHVTSRPDVMVLMSADNDPKVARDGDYTFKMPQPIPSYLLAIAAGDLVFKPVSARSGIWAEPSMADKAAKEFEDTEKMIVAAETLYGPYRWGRYDMLVLPPSFPFGGMENPRLTFATPTVIVGDKSLVSLIAHELAHSWSGNLVTNASWKDIWLNEGFTTYVQARITEALYGAEAAEMEREIDQTDLLAEVKDMSPADQALALPALTERDPDDALSQVAYVKGAWFLQFLEQRFGRATFDPFLRGWFDDHAFQSANTDQFVAYLKKNLLAKKPDAVSEAELHAWLDEPGIPAFAQKARSRSFAMVDTARIAWTGSGTLPTKQVTDAWTTQEWVRFLSGLGATLTPEQLKQLDGAYHFTGTANGEIAMRWYPLAIRSGYAEARPAAGEFIARVGRRKLILPIYAELVKTPDGLAFAKQVFAQAKPGYHPITTVSVEDMLAKADKGAAAY, encoded by the coding sequence ATGCGTTCCCCGTTCCTGTTGCTGTCCCTGGCCGCGGTCATCGCGACCGGGTGTTCCCGCGAAGCTCCGACCGAAGCCGCCGCTCCCGCCGCCAAGCCCGCGCCCGCCGCCGCCGTGAAACCCGCCGACCGCAGCCACGACGAAAGCTCCTACGCCGAGCCGGGCAAGGTCGTGATCAAGGACCTGGCGCTGGACCTGAAGCTGGATTTCGACAGCAAGCAGATCGGCGGCACCGCCACCTACACGCTGGACTGGAAGGACAAGGGCGCCAAGCAGCTGCTGCTGGACACGCGCGAGCTGACCATCGAGAACGTGCAGGGCGACGACGGCAAGGGCAACCTGGCGCCGCTGCAGTACGCGCTGGCGCCGGCCGACAAGATCTACGGCAGCAAGCTGACCATCGAAGCGCCGAACCAGCCGCAGAAGGTCACCATCGCCTACCACACCGCGCCGACCGCTTCGGGCCTGCAGTGGCTGGAACCGTCGATGACCGAGGGCAAGCAGCTGCCCTTCATGTTCAGCCAGTCGCAGGCGATCCACGCGCGCAGCTGGGTGCCGCTGCAGGACACGCCGAGCGTGCGCTTCACCTACAGCGCGCACGTGACCTCGCGTCCCGACGTGATGGTGCTGATGAGCGCCGACAACGATCCGAAGGTGGCGCGCGACGGCGACTACACGTTCAAGATGCCGCAGCCGATCCCGTCCTACCTGCTGGCCATCGCCGCCGGCGACCTGGTGTTCAAGCCGGTCTCGGCGCGCTCGGGCATCTGGGCCGAACCGTCCATGGCCGACAAGGCGGCCAAGGAGTTCGAGGACACCGAGAAGATGATCGTCGCCGCCGAAACGCTGTACGGTCCGTACCGCTGGGGCCGCTACGACATGCTGGTGCTGCCGCCGTCGTTCCCGTTCGGCGGCATGGAGAACCCGCGCCTGACCTTCGCCACCCCGACCGTGATCGTCGGCGACAAGTCGCTGGTGTCGCTGATCGCGCACGAACTGGCGCACAGCTGGTCCGGCAACCTGGTGACCAATGCCAGCTGGAAGGACATCTGGCTCAACGAAGGCTTCACCACCTACGTGCAGGCGCGCATCACCGAGGCGCTGTACGGCGCCGAAGCGGCGGAGATGGAGCGCGAGATCGACCAGACCGACCTGCTCGCCGAGGTCAAGGACATGAGCCCGGCCGACCAGGCGCTGGCGCTGCCGGCGCTGACCGAGCGCGATCCGGACGATGCGCTGAGCCAGGTCGCCTACGTCAAGGGCGCGTGGTTCCTGCAGTTCCTGGAGCAGCGCTTCGGCCGCGCCACCTTCGATCCGTTCCTGCGCGGCTGGTTCGACGACCACGCGTTCCAGAGCGCCAACACCGACCAGTTCGTCGCGTATCTGAAGAAGAACCTGCTGGCCAAGAAGCCCGACGCGGTGAGCGAGGCCGAACTGCACGCGTGGCTGGACGAGCCGGGCATCCCGGCGTTCGCGCAGAAGGCGCGTTCGCGCAGCTTCGCGATGGTCGATACCGCGCGCATCGCCTGGACCGGCAGCGGCACCTTGCCGACCAAGCAGGTCACCGACGCCTGGACCACCCAGGAGTGGGTGCGTTTCCTCAGCGGCCTGGGCGCCACGCTCACCCCCGAGCAGCTCAAGCAGCTCGACGGCGCCTACCACTTCACCGGCACCGCCAACGGCGAGATCGCGATGCGCTGGTATCCGCTGGCGATCCGCAGCGGCTACGCCGAGGCGCGTCCGGCCGCCGGCGAGTTCATCGCCCGCGTCGGCCGCCGCAAGCTGATCCTGCCGATCTACGCCGAGCTGGTGAAGACCCCGGATGGCCTGGCCTTCGCCAAGCAGGTCTTCGCCCAGGCCAAGCCCGGCTACCACCCGATCACCACGGTGTCGGTGGAGGACATGCTGGCCAAGGCCGACAAGGGCGCCGCCGCGTACTGA
- a CDS encoding alpha/beta hydrolase encodes MLLTAVLLLLLGLVVAVLVVLLLGLLFAVHRDPFLLVRLEGLRLRRGSGLQRGQAQVAGHRWTYLHRAAADPAAPTLLLVHGFTGSKENWLPLARVLGARYHLFIPDLPGWAESQRIDGQDYGFAAQAERVAAFAAQCVRRAGSECVLVGHSMGGGIAALAAARHPDVFDRVGLLNAAGVRFSDNAFGQAVLDGDNPFAVHDADSLRRYIDTVFLLEPSKPRIPSWAVPSIVAWRRREAGFEQQVLARIGRSDEAFLPFDDAAQIRQPALLLNCVQDAVIDASALALYATRVPQAIQVLLDGSGHMSIVEKPNEVAQAIDDLIQRGVPR; translated from the coding sequence ATGTTGCTGACGGCGGTGTTGCTGCTGTTGCTGGGCCTCGTCGTGGCCGTGCTCGTGGTGCTGCTGCTCGGCCTGCTGTTCGCCGTGCATCGCGATCCGTTCCTGCTGGTGCGCCTGGAAGGCCTGCGCCTGCGCCGCGGCAGCGGCCTGCAGCGCGGCCAGGCGCAGGTCGCCGGGCATCGCTGGACCTATCTGCATCGCGCCGCGGCCGACCCCGCCGCGCCGACCCTGTTGCTGGTGCATGGCTTCACCGGCAGCAAGGAGAACTGGTTGCCGCTGGCGCGCGTGCTCGGCGCGCGCTATCACCTGTTCATTCCCGACCTGCCCGGCTGGGCCGAGAGCCAGCGCATCGACGGGCAGGACTACGGCTTCGCCGCGCAGGCCGAGCGCGTGGCCGCGTTCGCTGCGCAGTGCGTGCGCCGCGCCGGCAGCGAATGCGTGCTGGTCGGGCATTCGATGGGCGGCGGCATCGCCGCGCTGGCCGCCGCGCGCCACCCCGACGTGTTCGATCGCGTCGGCCTGCTCAATGCGGCCGGCGTGCGCTTTTCCGACAACGCCTTCGGCCAGGCGGTGCTGGACGGCGACAATCCGTTCGCGGTGCACGACGCCGATTCGCTGCGCCGCTACATCGACACGGTGTTCCTGCTGGAGCCGAGCAAGCCGCGCATCCCGTCCTGGGCGGTGCCGTCGATCGTCGCCTGGCGCCGCCGCGAGGCCGGCTTCGAACAGCAGGTGCTGGCGCGGATCGGCCGCAGCGACGAAGCGTTCCTGCCGTTCGACGACGCGGCGCAGATCCGCCAGCCGGCGCTGCTGCTGAACTGCGTGCAGGACGCGGTGATCGATGCCAGCGCGCTGGCGCTGTACGCCACGCGCGTGCCGCAGGCGATCCAGGTGCTGCTCGACGGCAGCGGCCACATGTCCATCGTCGAGAAACCGAACGAGGTCGCGCAGGCGATCGATGACTTGATCCAACGAGGAGTCCCCCGATGA
- a CDS encoding HAD-IA family hydrolase, whose product MDGTLTCAVHDFALIRRELQIPEQADILQHLAALPAGQGAAKHAWLLEHERTLALQAVAAPGAPALLRTLHAAGCRLAVLTRNAQELARLTLQEIGVEDLFEPAAILGRDEAPPKPHPGGLQQLAAHWGVAPHALAMVGDHAYDLQCGRDAGATTVLLHADNAWPALADLHFADCASLLAWWRDVAG is encoded by the coding sequence ATGGACGGCACGCTGACCTGCGCGGTGCACGATTTCGCGCTGATCCGCCGCGAGCTGCAGATCCCGGAACAGGCCGACATCCTGCAGCACCTGGCCGCGCTGCCGGCCGGGCAGGGCGCGGCCAAGCACGCCTGGCTGCTGGAGCACGAGCGCACACTGGCGTTGCAGGCGGTCGCCGCGCCCGGCGCGCCGGCGCTGTTGCGCACGTTGCACGCGGCCGGTTGCCGGCTGGCGGTGCTGACCCGCAATGCGCAGGAACTGGCGCGGTTGACGCTGCAGGAGATCGGGGTCGAGGACCTGTTCGAGCCGGCCGCCATCCTCGGCCGCGACGAGGCGCCGCCCAAGCCGCATCCGGGTGGCCTGCAGCAGCTGGCCGCGCACTGGGGCGTGGCGCCGCACGCGCTGGCGATGGTCGGCGACCATGCCTACGACCTGCAATGCGGGCGCGATGCCGGCGCGACGACGGTGCTGTTGCATGCGGACAATGCGTGGCCGGCGTTGGCCGATCTGCATTTCGCGGACTGTGCTTCGTTGTTGGCGTGGTGGCGGGACGTGGCCGGGTAG
- a CDS encoding methanol/ethanol family PQQ-dependent dehydrogenase, whose protein sequence is MHSLPCRTRTWTLLALATALVLAGCKKQEEAAAPAAPAAQQPAAAAPAAVADTDSEFATTASNPDNWGGIGRDFALTRHSPLAEINRDNVKNLKMSWEMKTDATRGHEGQPLVIGNIMYMVSAYPNNVFAIDLAAQEDGGKVLWKYTPQQDERSVAVACCDTVNRGASYADGKLVFGSLSGDVIALDAKTGKEVWKQKMAHPDKGETITMAPIVADGKVVAGISGNEFGVLGRVAAYSLADGKQVWSCDAAGSDKAICLGADFNKANPQHGQLGDLGIKTFPNEEWKRGGGAAWGWYSYDPKLKLVYYGTGNPGLWSPSYRCGKTTQEECNNGEHDNKWSMTLFARKIDTGEAVWGYQKTPFDQWDYDGINEPILVDLTIDGKQVPSVVQFDRNGFAYVLDRRDGTLLRAHKFVPANWAESIDMKTGRPIKVAAHSPLERGKKVQAFPSAMGGKDQQPCSVDPANAAVFFCGTNNWHMELEPQERGNTMMGLPYVFANVMMKPNEPGALGIVKAFDVVEGKSKWEIKEKFPVWSGTLVTDGGLVFYGTLDGWFRAVDKDTGKKLWEAKLPSGIIGNPIAYKANGHQYVAVFSGIGGWIGLPVAGGLDPGDPYGALGAAGLAFSNGFDKIPLGGMVHTFRLDGAGKTVTPTATATAAAGGAPAAVAKTAR, encoded by the coding sequence ATGCACAGTCTTCCATGTCGTACCCGTACCTGGACGCTGCTCGCGCTGGCCACCGCGCTGGTGCTGGCCGGTTGCAAGAAGCAGGAAGAGGCCGCGGCGCCCGCCGCGCCCGCAGCGCAGCAACCGGCCGCCGCCGCGCCGGCCGCGGTGGCCGACACCGACAGCGAGTTCGCCACCACCGCCAGCAATCCCGACAACTGGGGCGGCATCGGCCGCGATTTCGCGCTGACCCGGCACAGCCCGCTGGCCGAGATCAACCGCGACAACGTCAAGAACCTGAAGATGTCGTGGGAAATGAAGACTGACGCCACGCGCGGCCACGAAGGCCAGCCGCTGGTGATCGGCAACATCATGTACATGGTCAGCGCCTATCCGAACAATGTGTTCGCGATCGACCTGGCGGCGCAGGAGGACGGCGGCAAGGTGCTGTGGAAATACACCCCGCAGCAGGACGAGCGCTCGGTGGCGGTGGCGTGCTGCGACACGGTCAACCGCGGCGCCTCCTACGCCGACGGCAAGCTGGTGTTCGGCAGCCTAAGCGGCGACGTGATCGCACTCGACGCCAAGACCGGCAAGGAAGTGTGGAAGCAGAAGATGGCGCACCCGGACAAGGGCGAGACCATCACCATGGCGCCGATCGTCGCCGACGGCAAGGTCGTCGCCGGCATCAGCGGCAACGAGTTCGGCGTGCTTGGCCGCGTCGCGGCGTATTCGCTGGCCGACGGCAAGCAGGTGTGGTCGTGCGACGCCGCCGGCAGCGACAAGGCGATCTGCCTGGGCGCGGACTTCAACAAGGCCAATCCGCAGCACGGCCAGCTCGGCGACCTGGGCATCAAGACCTTCCCCAACGAGGAATGGAAGCGCGGCGGCGGCGCCGCCTGGGGCTGGTACAGCTACGACCCGAAGCTGAAGCTGGTCTACTACGGCACCGGCAATCCCGGCCTGTGGAGCCCGTCGTACCGCTGCGGCAAGACCACGCAGGAGGAGTGCAACAACGGCGAGCACGACAACAAGTGGTCGATGACCCTGTTCGCGCGCAAGATCGACACCGGCGAAGCGGTGTGGGGCTACCAGAAGACGCCGTTCGACCAGTGGGACTACGACGGCATCAACGAGCCGATCCTGGTCGACCTGACCATCGACGGCAAGCAGGTGCCCTCGGTGGTGCAGTTCGACCGCAACGGCTTCGCCTACGTGCTCGACCGCCGCGACGGCACGCTGCTGCGCGCGCACAAGTTCGTGCCGGCCAACTGGGCCGAGAGCATCGACATGAAGACCGGCCGCCCGATCAAGGTCGCCGCGCATTCGCCGCTGGAGCGCGGCAAGAAGGTGCAGGCGTTCCCGTCGGCGATGGGCGGCAAGGACCAGCAGCCGTGCTCGGTGGATCCGGCCAATGCGGCGGTGTTCTTCTGCGGCACCAACAACTGGCACATGGAACTGGAGCCGCAGGAGCGCGGCAACACCATGATGGGCCTGCCGTACGTGTTCGCCAACGTGATGATGAAGCCCAACGAGCCCGGCGCGCTGGGCATCGTCAAGGCGTTCGACGTGGTCGAAGGCAAGTCCAAGTGGGAGATCAAGGAGAAGTTCCCGGTGTGGAGCGGGACCCTGGTCACCGACGGTGGGCTGGTGTTCTACGGCACGCTCGACGGCTGGTTCCGCGCGGTGGACAAGGACACCGGCAAGAAGCTGTGGGAGGCCAAGCTGCCGTCGGGCATCATCGGCAACCCGATCGCCTACAAGGCCAACGGCCACCAGTACGTGGCGGTGTTCTCCGGCATCGGCGGCTGGATCGGCCTGCCGGTCGCCGGCGGCCTGGACCCGGGCGATCCGTACGGCGCGCTGGGCGCGGCCGGGCTGGCCTTCAGCAACGGCTTCGACAAGATCCCGTTGGGCGGCATG